In Chitinophaga oryzae, the sequence TGTTGCGGATGCAGCCAGGGATGTGATCCGTAACTATCCCGACAGTTACGTCAGCGTTGATCTATTAGATATTTTTACCCAGGCAGCTATTAATCCTGACCTTGTCGGACCGATGTATGATGGATTGAGCAAGCGCATGCAGCAATCTGAGAAGGTGCTGAAATGGAAACCGAAATTGGACAAGGCAAGAGATCTTGTAAGCGGTAATGTCGAGGCTCCTGACTTTACCATTAATGATACACAAGGTAAGCCAGTTTCCTTAAGTGCTTACAGGGGCAACTATGTTTTGGTTGATTTTTGGGCCAGCTGGTGCGTGCCTTGTCGTCAGGAGAACCCCAATGTTTTAGCCGCCTACGAAAAGTATAAGGACAAGGGGTTTAAAGTATTGGGTATTTCGCTGGATACTGACAGAAAGTTGTGGTTAAAAGCCATCAAGGAAGATAAGTTGCCCTGGAGGCAGGTTTGCGACTTTAAGGCTGACCAAGGTAAGGCTGCAAAGGCCTACGAGATCTCTAGTATACCCTCCAATGTATTGATCGATCCCAACGGCAAAATTGTGGGTAAAGACCTTAGAGGCGGTGAGCTCCATGACCGCCTGGCAGCATTAATCAAATAAATATGAAACCATCATAGGCATACCAGCTTACAAACGGCAATGAATATGCCTATGATGTCTTCATAATAATTTAAAAAAATATATACTGATGAAAAAAATAGTCTTTTTGCTTTTGATGATTTCCAGCACTGGCTGGGCACAACAGACTGCAAAAAAAAACAAATACGGGATCAATGAGTTCATGTTGATAGAGAGGGTTGAAGACCAGGAAAAAAAATACAATGAAGTTCTTAAAGAGCCTGCTGAAAACCTGACACCTACTGCCTTAAATGATCTTCGGGCGGAACTGGCTTATATGTGGTTGGCGAAAGGGAATGTAGAACGTTATAGGTTTTATAAAGCGACCAAGCCGAAATTTTCTTTCCGCCAGGCGCTTTATCTATCTTACGCCGTAGAGAAACTGCTTGATGAAAAACGGCAGTATGAGGACGCCGCGCAAATTTCCCAGGAACTATTAAACGACGCCGGCACAGAAAGGACTTGCGTATTGTTGGAGGTAAACGCGGCTGCCAATGCCAGGCTGGGCCATGTAGATGTGGCCAAAAAACAGATAGCCAGGTCAGATGCTGATAAAGGAAGTGCGGACCGGCTAATTAAGTATTTCAAGGATTCTCAATCGAATTATTTGAATCGCCTGGCTATCGTAAAGTTGGCTGCGGGAGAGGATCAACAAGCCTACGATATCCTCGTCAAAGCTTTTAGAGAGGCCGAGAGCAACCCGTATATGGTGGATACATTTAAAGAAGCATTTAAAAAAGTAAAAGGAACGGAGGACGGATTTGAAGATGAGCTCCAATCACTGAAAAGGGAAGCTTACCAAAAATACTATAAAGAAGTTGAGAAGTCCTATGTGACGTCTGCACGACAGACCCTGGATGGAATCATTCCTGATCCAAACGATGCCAGAAAAAAATTGACCACCTTCCGTGCTACAAAACCCGTTCACGGGGTCACTATGAATAACCTCGAGGGAAAAATGGTTGATCTCGGCGATCAAAAGGGAAAGATCCTTGCGCTGGATTTTTGGACCACCCTGTGTACGCCCTGCGTTGCGGCTTTCGCCGGATTTGAGAAAGTGGTTGCTGATTACAGGAAAGATGAATTCCAGTTGTTCGTTGTGAACTTGTTTGAGAACGACCAGACCGTTAAGGCTTTTGCTGCACAGAAACCCGTCAGACTTGACGTCTTAAGGGATGAAGAGAATAAGGGATACGATGTTCGCGCAACGCCAACTAAAATCGTGTTTGATCCGATGGGGAATATCAGGTTCTTCGCCACCGGTTATGCCGGGTCTACCGACCGGGAATACTATAAGCTGAAAGCCATGGTCGAAATCATAAAAGCACGTAGTTAGTCGAAAGGATATGAGAATATTAGTTGTAATGATGATACTGATGTCCACGTATGTATACGGGCAGAAGTCGCAAAAGGAGAATGCTAAAAAATTTAATGCCCTTGTAAACGTTGAGGACCAGGAACGGTTCTATAATGAACTCCGCTCAAAATATCCTGCTGACCCGGCAAAGCCAGCGTCGTATGGTGAATATCGTGCGCAGTTGGCAGTCGACTGGCTGAGGAAAGGGAATATAGATAAATATCATTTCTACAAGAACACCAATCCCAAATTTACGAGCATTCAATTGTTTGAACTTTCTAACCTGCTTGAATCCTGGGTCGACGATGATCAGCATATTGAATGGGTACAGCAAATCTCAGAACAGGTTTTGGGCGAAATCGCGCTCAAAAGACACGATGATAACTTTGACCGACAGGAGATTTTGCTTGAAGTGAATGCCCTGGCCAATGCCAAACTTGGCAACTTGGCTATCGCGATGGAGAATATCAAAAAGTCGGATAAAAATGCCATGTTCAGGAAAATGCCTTACTTCAGAAATTCCAATGCCAATTACCTGAACCGTCTGAGTTTAATCTTAATGGCAGCTGGCCAACATCAACAGGCATTTGATACCTTGTCTAACGCGGTGCGTACGGCCGTCTCCACGCCAAAAACAATTACCAGTTTAAAGTTGGCCTACCAGAAGGTAAAAGGCAGCACAGCCGGGATGGACAAATTTATCAGTTCACTACAGGAGGAAGCCTATCAAAAAATTGCAAAGGAAGTCGCCGAAGCCTGGATGGCCGATACTAAACCTGTACCGGATGTCTCTTTAACAGATTTGAATGGCAAGACCATTAAGTTAACTGATTACAAGGGTAAAATTGTGGTAATTGATTTTTGGAGTACAGCTTGCAAACCATGCGTTGCCGCATTTCCGGCATTCGAGCGTGTGATCGACTTGTATGGTGAGGGACCTTTCCAGTTGTTTGTGATCAATGAGGGGGAAAGCCCGGAGATCGTGAAACCCTTTATGGAAAAGAAAGGGTACAAACTGGATGTGTTATTTGATCAGGATGAAACAATTTTCAAAGCGCTGGGCGCATTGGGTACTCCTCAGAAATTTATCATTGATGCGAAGGGAAACATCACTCAAACAGGAATAGGTTATGCCGGTTCGGATGACAAGGAATTTTATAAGTTGAAAGCTATGGTGGAACTTGCCAAAGCAAAATCTTGATGGATGATGTTAAAGGGTTTACAACTGAGTTTAATCAGCCTGTTTTGTTTTGTTCTCACAAGCTGTAGCGCGCAACCTAATCCAGCAGCTGGAAACATTGAAAAGCTCATAGCGAATGTGGTTGACAAGGCAATGGCAAGCAGCGTTTACATCATCGAATGGGACACGTTAAAAAATCAGGTTCAAAAGGACATTGATGAGACAAGTGGCTTCACAGGAGTAGTGGTTTCTGCTGAAGGGCACATTCTGACTGTATCACATGCCGCAATGCCCAACCAAATTTATAGGGTATCATTTCCGGATGGGAGCAAACATATCGCCGTTGGCCTGGGCCGGATCGGATTACAGGATGGGGAAAAAGATTATGATATGGCAATGGTCAAAATCCTGAAGCCTGGAAAATGGCCTTTCTCCAGGATGGCGCCCAGCCAGGAGTTAAAAATAAACCAGCCGGTAGTGAGCATCTCCTATCCAGGTGCGTTTTTTAAGCAAACGCCAAATGTCCGCTTCGGGCGAATCTCTGATATAGATATGAGCGACGGTTTTATTGAGTCTTCAGCTAAAATGGAACCTGGTGATTCCGGCGGTCCTTTGTTTGATGCGCAAGGACGGGTGGTGGGGGTACACAGCTGGATCAAGGAAAAGGAGGATCAAAATTATGATGTTCCGGCTGATCATTTTCTTAAATACTGGACAGCACTGAATGTTGCCAAAGATTATACAGAATTTCCTGCCGCCGACGAGTTTCCAGCCGCAGCGTCTTCCATACTGATACCAACCGTTCCTTCATTGGAAGAGGTGGCCGGAATTTCAGTGCAAAACCGAAAAAGCGTGGTGATGCTGAGGAGTAGCCGTGGGACGCAACAATTATCGATTCAGGGGACCCTGCTTGGTTTCAACGGGGCTACCTATATTGTCAGTAAGAGTTCTATGGTTGGAAACAACCCCAGGGTTAAAACAGGCAATAGCACCGTGGTCGCTCAGATTCTAAAAAGAGATAAAGAGAATGACCTTGTACTGTTAAGTGTATCCGGAAAGGTGGGAGGTGGGATCAGGTTAGCAACTGACGCTAAAGATCCGGTCCTGAAGCAAGGCGATCTGGGTAAGATACTCCTCTCGGCTATAGCTAACGATTCAATTAAAATTGGGGTGCTCAGCGCCACCTATGTTGATGTGCCTTTAAATGCGAGTCAGGGTTATCTGGGTGCGCGTGCAGCTTATCAGGATGGAAAAATAACCATCAGGCGAATTGACAAAAATAGTGCAGGCGGGGCTTCATTGCTGAGGCAAAAGGACCAGGTTATTAAAATCAATGGTGTTGCGGTGAATACGGCGGCAGATTATGATCGGGAATTTGCTAAGTATCTGGCGGCCGATTCAATTTCTATGAACATCGTCAGAAAAGGTAAGCCCATGCAGTTGAGCGTTTACCTTGAAGGTCAGCCGACAGAGAGCCATGCTTCTTACGCATATCCAGGCGGAAGGAGTGCCCGTTCAGACGGTTTCAGGAATGTATTGGTCCATGATGCAGCCATTAAAGCAACTGAATGCGGGAGTCCGGTATTTGACAGCGAAGGCAATTTCTATGGTGTAAATATTGCCCGGCGAAGTCGCACTTCAACGCTGCTAATGCCCGTAGCCACACTCTCACAATTTTTAAAAACATTAACAAATAGCAAATGAAAAAAATAGTTTTTACTGTACTGATGCTCAGCTGCTTGAGCACAGTGGCACAACAAAGCAAAAAAGATACAAATTCTGCATTAGCCTCATTAAAGCATACAAAAGATAAGACGCTCCTTAACCAGAAGATAAAAGCGTTGGAAAATGGTTCCGATCAGGACTTGTGGACATTGATCCAGTATTATGATAAAAATGAAGTTAAAAAAGATGCGGTCACCAGGATGCTGCTTCAAAAGTATCCCCAAAGTAAAAACGCCCAAATGGCGAGAATCACTTCCTTTCTTAAGTTCAAAGGAGTGGAGGACATAGAAGCTCATCTGCAA encodes:
- a CDS encoding TlpA disulfide reductase family protein, with amino-acid sequence MNRLMIWAAVCMLPVLSNAQTTYHIEGQLPTGHQAVKAVMSYPPDDKGGEYKSDTALITNGQFGFSGKIGRPQLAELNLIMPRSKAKPDRQKSSDEGGNMKNVGLFYLDGDINVTFDREGMASYAGGGNEQKAWQYYGSEVSKRSKAADENTDGIALVADAARDVIRNYPDSYVSVDLLDIFTQAAINPDLVGPMYDGLSKRMQQSEKVLKWKPKLDKARDLVSGNVEAPDFTINDTQGKPVSLSAYRGNYVLVDFWASWCVPCRQENPNVLAAYEKYKDKGFKVLGISLDTDRKLWLKAIKEDKLPWRQVCDFKADQGKAAKAYEISSIPSNVLIDPNGKIVGKDLRGGELHDRLAALIK
- a CDS encoding TlpA disulfide reductase family protein is translated as MKKIVFLLLMISSTGWAQQTAKKNKYGINEFMLIERVEDQEKKYNEVLKEPAENLTPTALNDLRAELAYMWLAKGNVERYRFYKATKPKFSFRQALYLSYAVEKLLDEKRQYEDAAQISQELLNDAGTERTCVLLEVNAAANARLGHVDVAKKQIARSDADKGSADRLIKYFKDSQSNYLNRLAIVKLAAGEDQQAYDILVKAFREAESNPYMVDTFKEAFKKVKGTEDGFEDELQSLKREAYQKYYKEVEKSYVTSARQTLDGIIPDPNDARKKLTTFRATKPVHGVTMNNLEGKMVDLGDQKGKILALDFWTTLCTPCVAAFAGFEKVVADYRKDEFQLFVVNLFENDQTVKAFAAQKPVRLDVLRDEENKGYDVRATPTKIVFDPMGNIRFFATGYAGSTDREYYKLKAMVEIIKARS
- a CDS encoding TlpA family protein disulfide reductase, encoding MSTYVYGQKSQKENAKKFNALVNVEDQERFYNELRSKYPADPAKPASYGEYRAQLAVDWLRKGNIDKYHFYKNTNPKFTSIQLFELSNLLESWVDDDQHIEWVQQISEQVLGEIALKRHDDNFDRQEILLEVNALANAKLGNLAIAMENIKKSDKNAMFRKMPYFRNSNANYLNRLSLILMAAGQHQQAFDTLSNAVRTAVSTPKTITSLKLAYQKVKGSTAGMDKFISSLQEEAYQKIAKEVAEAWMADTKPVPDVSLTDLNGKTIKLTDYKGKIVVIDFWSTACKPCVAAFPAFERVIDLYGEGPFQLFVINEGESPEIVKPFMEKKGYKLDVLFDQDETIFKALGALGTPQKFIIDAKGNITQTGIGYAGSDDKEFYKLKAMVELAKAKS
- a CDS encoding S1 family peptidase, with amino-acid sequence MMLKGLQLSLISLFCFVLTSCSAQPNPAAGNIEKLIANVVDKAMASSVYIIEWDTLKNQVQKDIDETSGFTGVVVSAEGHILTVSHAAMPNQIYRVSFPDGSKHIAVGLGRIGLQDGEKDYDMAMVKILKPGKWPFSRMAPSQELKINQPVVSISYPGAFFKQTPNVRFGRISDIDMSDGFIESSAKMEPGDSGGPLFDAQGRVVGVHSWIKEKEDQNYDVPADHFLKYWTALNVAKDYTEFPAADEFPAAASSILIPTVPSLEEVAGISVQNRKSVVMLRSSRGTQQLSIQGTLLGFNGATYIVSKSSMVGNNPRVKTGNSTVVAQILKRDKENDLVLLSVSGKVGGGIRLATDAKDPVLKQGDLGKILLSAIANDSIKIGVLSATYVDVPLNASQGYLGARAAYQDGKITIRRIDKNSAGGASLLRQKDQVIKINGVAVNTAADYDREFAKYLAADSISMNIVRKGKPMQLSVYLEGQPTESHASYAYPGGRSARSDGFRNVLVHDAAIKATECGSPVFDSEGNFYGVNIARRSRTSTLLMPVATLSQFLKTLTNSK